CGCCGAGTTGAGCATGTATTGCGGGAAGTTGGCCAGTTCCCAGGCATCGCCGAAGTTAGCCAGGCTGGGACTGCTGGCCAGGCCTCCCGGGTCTTGCAGATACTCGGTGAAGGGCCGCAGCGAAGTGTTGACCAGCATGAACAGCGGCCAGATGTAGAAGATCGAGAAGATCCCCAAGACGACGTACGACGCGATCTTGAGCCAACGGGATCGTGTGGAAGCGCTCTCGCTGCCGACGATCTTCTTGAAACGGGTGTCGAGGGAGGTGCTCATCCCACGTACCTCTCTTCTCTCCAGCTGACGTACTTGTTGGCTGCAAACCCAATGACGAGGACCAGGAAGAACAGCACGATCGACGCGGCGGCCGCGAATCCCTGGCGAAACGCCGGAGATTCCCCCTGTCCGAAGCCCTCTGCGAAGACGAGGTAGCCGAGCACCTGGGTGCCGTTCTTGTACCCGACCAGCACGAGGAACAACTGCCAGGCCTGAAGCGACCCAACTATGTTCAAGAGGAAGTTGGTGTTGATGGCCGGTGTGAGCTGTGGCCAGGTGATGCTCTTGAAGAGCTGCCACCCCCCAGCCCCATCGATACGGGCGGCTTCGTACAAGTCGTCGGAGATCGTCTGCATGCCGGCCAGGAAGATCACCATCGTGACGCCGACGTTGGCCCAAATCTGCACTATGACGACCCACATGAACGCCTCGCTCGGCAAGCCGCCCAGGAACTCCGACTCAGCGCCGAACAATCCGAAGATCGACGCCATCGGACCTCCCCGCGGCAACAGGAAGAGCTTCCACATCAAGCCCTGAATGACCACCCCGAGGATCACCGGGATGAAGAAGAGAGTCCTGAAGAACGTCCGGCCTTTGAGCTTCTGATTCAGAAGCAGGGCGAGTATGAGCCCAAGGGTGAACTGGATGAAGGTGACGAGGACCGAGAACTGCAGGGTGCGAACTGTGGCTGCAAGGTTGTCACGGGACGCCAAGC
The genomic region above belongs to Acidimicrobiia bacterium and contains:
- a CDS encoding sugar ABC transporter permease; this encodes MQRNYLFGSEGRWSRLTPIYLLIPGVLLYLVIALGPSMATAAYSFTDASGLRGADVNWVGFDNYNEFLFEGLASRDNLAATVRTLQFSVLVTFIQFTLGLILALLLNQKLKGRTFFRTLFFIPVILGVVIQGLMWKLFLLPRGGPMASIFGLFGAESEFLGGLPSEAFMWVVIVQIWANVGVTMVIFLAGMQTISDDLYEAARIDGAGGWQLFKSITWPQLTPAINTNFLLNIVGSLQAWQLFLVLVGYKNGTQVLGYLVFAEGFGQGESPAFRQGFAAAASIVLFFLVLVIGFAANKYVSWREERYVG